A DNA window from Anastrepha ludens isolate Willacy chromosome 6, idAnaLude1.1, whole genome shotgun sequence contains the following coding sequences:
- the LOC128867326 gene encoding uncharacterized protein LOC128867326 isoform X2: MSTKPRKQTGSFVNDPSDINLIQLSPRTELFQNERTTYTMASHSSKTNFIGDSVMPEGPRAVAVSETGEKHSINLEEDNMPLNLNPFSVPSQCSQMFKVPINNTSSTKISGFASDCPRLITTKRSKGTRRHSNQKTRPIFTPRNIDKIPTRFLTDDSKAKSCLPQTDVQTQTEANMPRRYMPPRETVGDTLDSSRRQPLRVLPREKKTFKNYSELRSIASALTLITVVSWLFSIFFELEGMFDMLGGILRLLTNWYNKEEPQMTKMELLVQFARNFW, encoded by the exons ATGTCCACCAAGCCAAG AAAACAAACTGGCAGTTTTGTCAATGATCCCTCTGACATCAACCTCATACAGCTGAGTCCGCGCACTGAGTTATTTCAGAATGAACGCACCACATATACGATGGCGAGCCACAGTTCCAAGACGAATTTCATCGGTGATTC CGTTATGCCTGAAGGTCCGCGCGCAGTTGCCGTTAGCGAAACAGGCGAGAAACATTCGATAAATTTGGAAGAGGACAACATGCCGTTGAACTTAAACCCCTTCTCTGTACCATCTCAATGTTCGCAGATGTTCAAAGTGCCAATTAACAATACTTCTTCAACGAAAATTTCGGGTTTTGCCAGCGATTGTCCCAGACTCATCACTACCAAGCGATCGAAG GGCACTCGTCGTCATTCGAACCAGAAGACGCGACCCATTTTTACACCACGTAATATAGATAAAATTCCTACCCGTTTCTTGACTGACGATTCGAAAGCTAAATCTTGTTTGCCACAAACGGATGTACAAACGCAAACCGAGGCCAAT ATGCCACGCCGATACATGCCGCCCCGCGAGACAGTTGGCGATACGCTAGACAGTTCACGTCGCCAACCGCTGAGAGTATTGCCGCGTGagaagaaaacttttaaaaattactcAG agTTGCGCAGCATTGCGTCTGCACTCACTTTGATTACCGTTGTGTCGTGGCTCTTCTCGATCTTTTTCGAACTGGAAGGCATGTTCGACATGTTGGGCGGTATTTTACGTCTCCTAACCAACTGGTACAACAAGGAAGAACCGCAAATGACAAAGATGGAGCTGTTGGTGCAGTTTGCGCGGAATTTTTGGTAG
- the LOC128867326 gene encoding uncharacterized protein LOC128867326 isoform X1, producing the protein MSTKPRKQTGSFVNDPSDINLIQLSPRTELFQNERTTYTMASHSSKTNFIGDSVMPEGPRAVAVSETGEKHSINLEEDNMPLNLNPFSVPSQCSQMFKVPINNTSSTKISGFASDCPRLITTKRSKGTRRHSNQKTRPIFTPRNIDKIPTRFLTDDSKAKSCLPQTDVQTQTEANVSCSVLAPRSYHPPPMVPPIQMPRRYMPPRETVGDTLDSSRRQPLRVLPREKKTFKNYSELRSIASALTLITVVSWLFSIFFELEGMFDMLGGILRLLTNWYNKEEPQMTKMELLVQFARNFW; encoded by the exons ATGTCCACCAAGCCAAG AAAACAAACTGGCAGTTTTGTCAATGATCCCTCTGACATCAACCTCATACAGCTGAGTCCGCGCACTGAGTTATTTCAGAATGAACGCACCACATATACGATGGCGAGCCACAGTTCCAAGACGAATTTCATCGGTGATTC CGTTATGCCTGAAGGTCCGCGCGCAGTTGCCGTTAGCGAAACAGGCGAGAAACATTCGATAAATTTGGAAGAGGACAACATGCCGTTGAACTTAAACCCCTTCTCTGTACCATCTCAATGTTCGCAGATGTTCAAAGTGCCAATTAACAATACTTCTTCAACGAAAATTTCGGGTTTTGCCAGCGATTGTCCCAGACTCATCACTACCAAGCGATCGAAG GGCACTCGTCGTCATTCGAACCAGAAGACGCGACCCATTTTTACACCACGTAATATAGATAAAATTCCTACCCGTTTCTTGACTGACGATTCGAAAGCTAAATCTTGTTTGCCACAAACGGATGTACAAACGCAAACCGAGGCCAATGTAAGCTGCTCAGTTTTAGCACCACGCTCTTATCATCCGCCACCTATGGTGCCACCAATTCAGATGCCACGCCGATACATGCCGCCCCGCGAGACAGTTGGCGATACGCTAGACAGTTCACGTCGCCAACCGCTGAGAGTATTGCCGCGTGagaagaaaacttttaaaaattactcAG agTTGCGCAGCATTGCGTCTGCACTCACTTTGATTACCGTTGTGTCGTGGCTCTTCTCGATCTTTTTCGAACTGGAAGGCATGTTCGACATGTTGGGCGGTATTTTACGTCTCCTAACCAACTGGTACAACAAGGAAGAACCGCAAATGACAAAGATGGAGCTGTTGGTGCAGTTTGCGCGGAATTTTTGGTAG